CGACGGGGGCGCCGCGGTCGGCTGCGTCAACCTCGGGTCCGCGCTGCGCTTGGGGCGAGGTGTTGAGATGGACCTACCCGCGTCGGCAGCCAGCTACCATCGCGCGTGCGAGCTGCACGACGCCGTTGGCTGCTTGAACGAGCAAGAAAACCAGCTCTTGGGGCGAGGTGTCCCCATCGCCACCGAGCCTGCGCTGACTCAGCTACGGGCCGCATGCTCCGAGGGCAACGCCGGTGTGTGTGGCTTTATCGGGGTGACTCTGCACGAGGGGACCGCGGAGCTCCCCATGGACCGGGCGGCCGCGTTCGGCTTCATGCAGTCGGCGTGCGAGGGAGGCAACAGCGACGGGTGTCACAACGTTGGCGTCTACCAAAGGGGCGGCCTGGGTGGACAGCCCCGCGACCCGGCGGCCGCACGCGCGTCGTTCCAACGCGCGTGCGAGCTGGGCCACCAAGGCGCATGTGAGTTGGTCGCGGCAGCGCGCTGACTTTGGTCGCGCGCATGAGCATCTCCTAGCTCTTCACCGCTCGCCGGTCGCTCGTCCACTGTAGAACTCATCCGCGCAGCCGCTGTTGGGCGCGACGGCGTACCCGAGGTTGAGAGCACCTGCTGAGAGGAAGAGCGAACCGATGGCCAGCAAGATGACGGGCGACTTCAGCGACGGGAGCGGGTGTGCGTTGGCCACCTCCATGGGGAACGGGGCCTCCTCCTCGGGAGGCTGCTGCTGCGCCGATGCGCGCGCGGGCGGCGTGAGAAGGCCCAGCGTCAGCGCAGCCACGACCCTGGGCGGCGAGAAAGATGCGTTGACACTCGCGTGCGATGACGATCCTTGGTTCCCCGTTGGGAATAGTGAGTGTCCTGTGCCGAACAGTGGCATCGGTGACGTATTCACGGGCTGCAGCTGGCGCGGGGCTCGCACAGCATGTCCATGGAGGTGAGGTCCGCCACGGGCATGGGGTCGAAGGGCACGCAGCGCTCGCCGGGGTCACAGACGTGGAAGCCGGAGCAAGGGGGCACGATGGGGCAAATGATGTGGTCGTACCAGGCGGTGGCTCCGTCGCAGGCGCTGGAGGCGCCGGTGCAGTACTGGACTTCGAACTCGGGGACGGCCGTGCCACCGCAGACCCCAGTGCAGACGTTGCGCACGCGTGTGGCTTCGAGCGGCCCCTGGCAGCGATAGGTCGCGGGGCGGAAGCCGCAGGCGTCATCGCAGCACGGCTCACTCTCAGGGCAGGCGCAGTCGGCGTCCACGCTGCCTGAGTCCACGCTGCCTGAGTCCACGCTGCCTGCGTCCCGTAGGCCGGCGCCTTGGTCGCTCTCCTGGCCACCGTCGGGGGTGTTGGTGCCGCTGTCGTCGGCGCGTGTCTGTGGCGACGAACCGCATCCCGCAGTAGCAACACACAACACCACAAGAAGCGTCCCCGTCCTAGTCATGCCAGATAGTCTAGCCTAGCCAGGAAGGCGTGTCGTGACCCATCCCCGCATGAGCGCGCCTGGAAACACGAGGCCGGTGCGGTGAAGCCCGCGCTGGCGATGAGCGCTTCGACCTCGGCCGGGCTGACGCACGCAATCATCTCGTCCTGCGCGGCGCCCACCCGAGTCTCCAGATTCGTTCGAATGTTGAAGCCGCCATCGCGTACGTGGAAAACCGCTGAGTAGTCAGTCGGCGTGCTCAGTCGGGCCGGTCGTCCGCCTGTGCCGGCGGCACTGTCGACCGAACTGCGGGACCGGACGACGGCGGAGGTCGAGGCTGAGGTGCCATCGACGTCGTGCTGTCGTCCCAGCCGTTGCGATCGAGAGGCTCACGAGCGCGGCGCTCGCGGTGGCGATGGCGACCGCACCGCCCGTCGAGACACCATCCCGCTCCCAGCCGTCTCGTGGAACTTTGCTGGCAACTCAGCCCGGGCCCGCCAGCATTTGCTTCCGCAGCGAGGCGGCCTTTCGTTGTTGGCGGCCACGTCTGAGCGTAGGAATCTGACCACCGCCGTGGTCGTGCCTGCGGCCCGCGCCGAGCGGGCCACAGGCGCTGGGTCACTTCTTCTTGGTGGGCGTCCTCTTGGCAGCGGAGGTCTGTTCAGACTGGGTCGACTCGCGTAGGCGGTAGCTCTTGCCCTCGATGAGGATCACGTCTGCGTGGTGGACGACGCGGTCGACGAGGGCCGTTGCGCACGCGGCGCCGGGGAAGATGGTGGACCACTCGCTGAAGGACTTGTTGGTGGTGAGGACGAGGGACTTGCTCTCGTAGCGCTTCGAGACGATCTGGAAGAGCAGGTCTGCCGCGCGCTGCTCGTATTCGAGGTAGCCGATCTCGTCGATGCAGAGACAGGCCACGCGCGCGTAGTGCTTCACCCGCCGCGCGAGGGCGCGTGGACTCTTGGCTGGCGAGGTCGAGGAGCAGGTCGGCGGCCGTGATGAAGATGGCGGAGTACCCGCCCATGACTGCGGCGTGCGCGATGTTCTTCGCGAGCATGGTCTTGCCCAGACCCTGCGCGCCGACGAGCACCACGTTCTTCCCCTCGCGCAGAAAGTCGAGGTCGAGCGCCGCATGCACGGCGTCGGCGTTGATGCGGTCAGGCCACTTCCAATCGAAGTCAGAGGCGGGCTTGAAGTGGCCGAGCTTGCTGAGCTGCAGCCGACGCTCGAGGCTTCGCCGCGAGCGCTCTTGCTCCTCGATCGTCACGATGTGTTCCATCAGCTGGGTGGGCGACCATCGCTTCTTGATGGCGTTCGCGGCGACGTCATCGAAGTCGTCCGCGAGCGCGTGCAGGTTCAGGCCCCGGAGACGGGCGTGCAGGTCGGTGCTCACGCTTCCGCTCCCGTCTGGGCGTCATCGAGACGTCCCAACACGTCGTAGTCGCTCATGTCGTGCGGGACGACCAGCACATCCTTGTCGCGGACGTGTTTGGACATCTCGATGGCTTGCGGAGGGACCCGCCCGCTGCGTCGGTGCTCCTTGTCGAGCAGGTAGGCGACGGATCCAACGGCTGGAGCGCCGCTCTCGAGCGCCTGCACGATGGCTGCATCGAGAGCATTCGCGCCGTAGAGATCGAGGAGCTGGTTGAGCTTCGCCGTGCGCTGCCGCACGGGTTCGTTCCGCGCCGCAATCACCTCCAGGAGAGCATTGGCGTGGGGGCAGAGGGCGCGCAGACGGTCGCGCCCGCGGAGCTCCCAGGCGCGCTTCTTCTCCGCCACGAGCGGGTCGATGTGCGCCAAGTCCTCGATGACCTGGCGCTTCGCGTAGCTGCGAACGTGCGTGGCGACGAGCTCCTCGCCGTGCATGACGCGCACCGTGGCGTCGTCCGCCAAGAGCGTCAGCGGCTTGCGGGCGAGTGTGTGCGGGATGGAGTAGTCGTTCGTGTCGAAGCGCAGGTAGGGCAGCTTGCCGCTGCGCAATGCCTCCATTCGATGAGTGCTCGGCGCATGGGCCGGGAGCGGCAACAGCCGCTCCCGCTCGGCCTCGAGCAGCGCGCCGACAGTGCGCCGCTCCTCGTCTCTCGGATGTGCGCGCTGGTGGGCGCACTGCTCAACCCAGGCGTCGAGCTGCTCATTGAGGTCATCGACATCCGTGAAGGAACGGCCCTCGAAGAAGCTGCCGCGGACGTACTGGATCATGCGCTCGACGATGCCCTTCTCGTTGGGACGGTAGGGCGCGCACGGGCGTGGGACGAAGTGGTAGTGGCTCGCGAACTCGAGAACGGATGGGTGGAAGCGCACGTGCTCACCGACGCGCTCGAGCACCACGCTCTTGAGGTTGTCGTACAGGATCTGACGCGGGGCTCCGCCGAACTTCTCGAACGCGAGGCGATGGCAATGCAGGAACGTGTCCATGCGTTGGTCGAGCGAGAAGCGTGCAACCATGCCGCGGCTGTGGCTGAGCACGAGCACGAAGAGCGAGAGGCGACGCTGGCCACCTGGAACATCGACGACCCCGAAGCTCCCCCAGTCCATCTGCCCCTGCTCACCCGGCATCGTCGTGAGCAGGAGGTAGGCCTCGCTGGGTCTCGCCGGCCGAATCGTCGCCACGTAGCGGCGAAGCTGTCGGCAGCTGCCCGCGTAGCCACGGGCCTTCACCATATCGAACAGGCGTGTCGACCGGAGCCGGGGATGCTGCTCGAGCGTCGTGACGATGAAGGGCTTGAACGTGTCGAGGAGACTCGCGCGAATACGCTGTCCATCCGAGACGAAGCGCTGGCTGTCGATGGCACGCTTGACGGTATCGGCATGCACATCGAGCGCCTCGGAGATGGTGCCGACCTTCCAGTGCTCGGCGAAGAACAGCCGACGGATCCGAGCACGCTGCTCAGCTCCGATCGTCACTGGCCACCTCCCGATGTCACGCCGCCGAGCGACAACCTCGCATCGACACCGTCACGCCAGCTCTCGTCGAGGAGATCCCCGAGGCCGTACCGACTGCCCTCGTGGTCGACCGCCACGGCACCCCAGAAACCCCTCGCGTAGATGGCGTACCGCTCGTCCACAGCGATGACAGCGTGGGTCGGAAGACCCACCCAGAGCGCAACCGCCTCCATCAGACAGCGAGCCTCCGGAAGCGGCTCGGGACACGGTCGAATCGAGTGCTCCAGTTGCGGAGACACCTTCAAACAACATCGATTCATCGCTTTGCTCCTCGCGCGTCGCAGCCATGAGCACCTTGCTCACCGAGCGCACTCGCGCGAGCGGCACCATCGACGCGAGGGGCAACTTCCCGACACGTTGTTCCGTCACGCGCCGTCGCTCGACCCGGTAGCGACGCTGCCGATCACGGTGGTCCAGACGCCCCTCTTCGCTCCGCTGATGGCGACGACGACCATCGCGGAGCTGCTGAGAACGTCGTGCACGCAGGCACCCCGGGCTGCAGCAGACCTGCCCTCGGTCACACCCCGAGCACAGCGTCACCAGCTTCCCGCAGCGGGGGCCACCACATGTGAAGAGACGCTGGGATTCGGGGATCTGCTGGGCCGGCACGGCATGAACTTGCCCATCCGCTGAGACCGTGGGACTCATCGGCTGCGCGCTCAGCCCATGCCCCTGGCTTCTACCAGTGGCGCTGACGCGCAACGGGCTCGGAGCTGTAACTCCGGGCCCGATGTATTTGAGGTCCTCCGAGCCTAGGCCGACTCGCGCACGTCGTCAGGAAACCGGCTGCCGGTCAGATTCCTACGCTTTGGGATGGCCACCGACAGACCGGCTTCATAGGTAACACCTTTTGCCAGATAGTTCGGTACAGCGGCCGGGATTGACCGCCACGAAGATGGTACGCAGGCGGACGCGGTGCACGAGCCAGTCAGCTGGGTACTCGGGTGACTCGAGCTTCCTCGGATAGGTCCGGTTGGACGGTTGGTAGAACGTGGCCGGCGTCCTCATTCCGAGCGCCTCATGGGGTCGAACGGCGTGCCGTTGTCGGTCCGCAGCGTGGTCGGGAGACCAAACTCTACGAAGGCCGCGTCGAACACTTCGCGCGAAGCCAGCATGTCGGGGTGCTCGAGCGCGGCGCAGCGCAGCAGGTAGCGGCTGTAGCCGTCTGTGATGGTCAGCGGGTAGCACTTGTGTCCAGCCTTGAGCCGGAACCAGCCCTTGAAGTCCGCGCTCCATACCGCGTTGGGCACATCCTGGGCGCTGAGGCCGTCGTTGAATTCGCCCGGTCGCGCCCTCTTCCGCCGGGGCCGAATGCAGCCCTCCTTGCGCAGAATCACGCCGATGGTGCTCGGTGCCGGGGGTGAGTAGCCCTTCCCCATTAGCCATGCGTACAGCTTCTTGGGGCCCCAGGTGGGGTGCGCTCGGCGCGTCGCGACAATCATCTCCACCATCACCGGGTCCGTGCTGTGCGGGTGAGACTGCCAGCGGCGTGAGCGATCGTGCAGGGCCGCTGTGCCTCCTTGCTCAAAGCGCTCCCACCACTTGTACCCAGTCTTTCGACTCACCCCAAAGGCTCGGCAGAGCTCAGCCATCGACTCGTGCTCGCCCCTCAGCTTCGCCTCGATGAAGCGGCTTCGTTCGTTCATTGCGGATGTCACTTCCCACGGCATCTCGCGATCCTCGCCAGACGTCGTTCAGGTGTCACCCATCAAGCCGGATAGCCCTGTCACCCATGAAGCCGGTTCGTACAAGGCGTTTTATAGAAGTGTCGGGTTTGCGGTTTTTGGAAATGTCGGATCCCCGAAGGTCGAAGGATCGCGCACATGTCTGTCGCCTACCTGACCATGAGCCACCGAGAACTGGATCGCAGCGAGGTCATGCACCGGCTGCTGGAGCGCCGCCTGAGCCACCGCCGATTTGGCCTCGTGAACCTCGCCCTCGAGCTTGTCCTCGGCCTACTCGCTGCCGTCGCTGGGCTGGTGGCCGTCGGCGTGGCCGGCTGGGTGCTGGACGTAGTCGAGGCGCTCCGGCGCTAGGGCGGGTTCGCCGCAACTACGCGCTACGGGGCGACCTCGACAGCGCTAGCCGTCAACCCAAACGAGAGCCCCGAACAAGAGCCGTCATCAACGTTCTGGTCGTAGTTGCTCGCTATGACGCTCTGTAGGTCTTCCACCGTGATGTCCCATTCTTCCGGAAAATACGAGACGAGGGTCGCAAGTACTTCAGGCAGATCTGCCTGCTTCACGTACGCACCGATAGTTGCGCCTTGAAACTCCGAACCAACGGTTCTCCCCCCATAGCGAACGTCGAACAGTGGAAGTGACGTGGACGCCGCGCCATCGTCCGCGGGTTGGATGGTGATGGCAGCTTGCCGCAACGCACCATCAACGCGCCCGTCCGATAAAATGTTTGCGGGTACCCAGCCGAGGATCTCTGCGGTATCGTCCTCACCCAGCAGGCGGACGATGGCGCAGTCGGTGTCGCCCAGTACTTCAATGTGAAGAGAGAGGGGTCTACAAGTGGTCGAGCCTGAAGGACAAAGTAGAGCCGCGTCGATCGCGGCTTGGACGTCGACCATGTGCGCCACGAGCAGGTCCTGAGCGACCTCGATCAGCGCATTGTCAACCCCGAATGGGAGGTCGACAATTCCGCACGCGGAATCAGCTGAATCGATATTGTATCCTGTAAAGCGACTATTGTCGGCGTCTTCCTGTGTTGGTATGTGGATAGAGGTGATGCGGTAGGTGCGCAGCATCCCCGTTGGCGAACATGACGTAGCGTGATCCGCTCCGATATCAATGGCTTCCATAGAGCCATCCGCTGTCGAGCACCCCATCGCCACGCAGGCGATCAACACGATAGGGAGCTGCACGTTTGGACCACTTTGCGAGCAAGATGTCATGGCGCCTCGTCGTAGAAGGACCCCAGTTCAAAAAACCCGACTGAGAGCCGACCTTTCCCGATCTATTTCAGGGTTTAGCGATTCCAAGCTTCCAGGGAGCAGGCTGCACTCTAGCGCAGGTAGTCGAGACTACCAAACTCGGCCGTGGGCGCGCTCAGTGGTGGCGATGGTTTCTGCCGGCTCCGTGGCGGGGTCGGTGAACCGGACATTCGTCAGCAGCGGAGCACTGCAGGACTTGGTTCGAGCGACCGTGACCTCGCCCCTGACGGTTGCTAGTGCAGACGTCCCAACCGGCTGATACGCATTGACCGTCCTGACCCCCTAGCCACGCCACATGTAGACCAGGGGCCACCAGGGACGTGAGGGTGGGGTCGCGCTCCTCCCACTGCGCTCGCACGAAGAACACTCCGGCACCTTCATCCGACACACGGACGCGAGTACCTCCGAGTCTGCCCCGAGTCCGATACTCGAGGTCACCATTTGACAGCGACCGCCAATCGTCCAAGTGGCCATGCTCCCGTCCGGGAACCTCCAGGATGCTTGCTGCGACATCCTCACCCAGCAGCGTGACCGTGAACCCGTAAGCAACGGGATCGAACCACGTTGGGAGCTCGATTCGGAATTCGGACACGATGGCAACCCCAGCCGCCCCACGTTGTTGTACCAGCAAGCTTGGCTCGATGACGGCCTGATC
This window of the Sandaracinaceae bacterium genome carries:
- a CDS encoding transposase; amino-acid sequence: MPWEVTSAMNERSRFIEAKLRGEHESMAELCRAFGVSRKTGYKWWERFEQGGTAALHDRSRRWQSHPHSTDPVMVEMIVATRRAHPTWGPKKLYAWLMGKGYSPPAPSTIGVILRKEGCIRPRRKRARPGEFNDGLSAQDVPNAVWSADFKGWFRLKAGHKCYPLTITDGYSRYLLRCAALEHPDMLASREVFDAAFVEFGLPTTLRTDNGTPFDPMRRSE
- a CDS encoding IS21 family transposase; the protein is MTIGAEQRARIRRLFFAEHWKVGTISEALDVHADTVKRAIDSQRFVSDGQRIRASLLDTFKPFIVTTLEQHPRLRSTRLFDMVKARGYAGSCRQLRRYVATIRPARPSEAYLLLTTMPGEQGQMDWGSFGVVDVPGGQRRLSLFVLVLSHSRGMVARFSLDQRMDTFLHCHRLAFEKFGGAPRQILYDNLKSVVLERVGEHVRFHPSVLEFASHYHFVPRPCAPYRPNEKGIVERMIQYVRGSFFEGRSFTDVDDLNEQLDAWVEQCAHQRAHPRDEERRTVGALLEAERERLLPLPAHAPSTHRMEALRSGKLPYLRFDTNDYSIPHTLARKPLTLLADDATVRVMHGEELVATHVRSYAKRQVIEDLAHIDPLVAEKKRAWELRGRDRLRALCPHANALLEVIAARNEPVRQRTAKLNQLLDLYGANALDAAIVQALESGAPAVGSVAYLLDKEHRRSGRVPPQAIEMSKHVRDKDVLVVPHDMSDYDVLGRLDDAQTGAEA